The region GTGGAGGTGGAGGCCATTGATCTCGTCTGAAAGCCTCCACTTAACATTAGATATTGCTGGTTCAGTATGATAAAGTTCATTAAGtcttacttttctataaaagaCACCTTGAGAGAAGAGGTTTGTACAAGGCTTATAAAACTCACAGCTCAAATATACCTTGACAATGTGAGACTCTTAATACAATCTGCCGCCCACTAGCTTATCTTATCATGCACAAAACAGTCAAGTGCATTGCATTATATTGTTTCAATTTATCTTCTCAGTTCAATTGCATTGCATGAAgacaaaacatgaaaaagaTAAGGCATGCGCAGTTCAAGCTGATTGAGCAGTGTCCTGGACGTCTTATAGTGGCGCACAATTTTCTTGACTAAATCTCGCTAATCAACTTTAAGAGCTGATAATGGAGATTGAGTCCTTGATGTCTACAGCTTCTGGGAAAATTGTCGCTAGTCAAAACTTAATGGCTGACTATAGAGTGAggataacaaataacaattgtCATTTGGCGTCTCAATGCATTTCCCCGTAGCCAACacactacccaaaaaaaaaaaaaaaaaaaaaaaaaaaaaaaaaaaaagaagaagaagaaagaaagcaaattctagacggtttaaaaccgtctagaatatgTCGTTAAATgaatttttggacggtttgggcaaaaccatccagaatttcagacggtttggcccaaatcGTCCAGAAGCAGTTCTGGACAGTTTGGGCCAGGAAAAATTCTAGACgattttgcccaaaaccgtccagacttttttttttaaaaaaaaaaaaaaattaatttttttttctatttcgatttatttccttttgttttatatattaatatcattaattaatatctagaatttctctcgctggtttttttttttttttttcatcgccGGCATGCTCTATTTCTGTCCTTGCTGGAaacttcttttctctctttttttatttatttatttatttattttttattttcctcccTCACCGGAAACTTCTTCAAGGGCCGGCAAAATCTTCCCCTTCCTCCCCAAATGAAatccaacccaaaattaaaatccgGACTCTCTAGCGAGACCTCAACCCTTCATCTCCGTCACCgacaaaaaggacaaaaaatcaccaacttcagcgaccaacaaaaagaaccaaaatggAGCAAAAATCACCATAAAAAAGGACCAGAAATCACCAAAAAGGAGGCCTCCTCCGTTGCTGAATCTCCTCCCTCTCTCGATCTCGATCTCTACTTCTCTGAGTCTCCTGATCTCCCTGGGTGGTGGTGATGAGTGGTCGATCGtcctgtgaaaaaaaaaaaaaaaaaaaaagaagaagaaagaagcaaacaacaaaataagatCAAAAGATAGTACAAGGATTAGACagacgagagagagaagggagttttgggggaagaagaagaatgagagatcagagagagagagagagagatggttttAATTATTACAGAGATTGATGGTTCTGATTTTGGCTGGGAAATAAATCGGAGGGTTGTGGTGAAATAAAGGGTTTTCACGCGGATTGATGACATggtgtgggaaaaaaaaaatttagacggtttggtaaaaaccgtccataaaattttagacagtttagttaaaaccgtttggaaataacatttaccgacggttttgaaaaaaaccgtctataaatttatagacggtttagttaaaaccgtctggaattttatggacggtttaatcaaactgtctataataaattttttccagatggtttcaaaaaaaccgtatgcaaattttattttctagacaGTGTTAGAAaccttcaagaaaaaaattgtccataaatgctttttttttttcttttttttctttttttctttttttgtagtgacagcAATTCTTACTTAATGGGTCCCCGATACGGCAATTAAATAAGGATTAAGGAAtgaaaaatatccttataaggCTTGTTTATTCCTTTGAGAAAAATCAGATTTCGGCGattacattattaaattttagtgCAGTTTCAAATAGCTATTAAACGATCTCCAGCAGCAAGAGATTATCTATTTCACacacctttttttaaaatattatttcttaataaacttttatattattttttaaccctACCGTTTTCGTCacctctctcgtctctctcttgTTTCTCCTCATGATAATATGGATGAAGAAAATAAGAGCAATTGGTTTAggaatgacaaagagcaactccAAAACATGAGTTGCTCCAGCCGTGTACTTCTTCTATTTGTTGAATAAGAATACAAAAGGAAAGCATGTTGTATATATGGCATGCGGTGTTGTAGAAAGGAAAATCTGCAGTAGTCTTTAACCAACAACGGATGACTTTCACCCATATGGGAAAGCCCATAATAATTCAAAGGTCCACCAAGATCCACAACGTATGGTAACATCCTAAACCAAAGGACCACAACGGTAATTTCCTAAATCAAAAATCTACAACAGTAATTTCCTAAATCAAAGATCTACAACAGTAACGTGAAATACAATCCTTAAGAATCCTCCACAACAGTAATAATATTCTAGAGATAATATCTTCCTAAACCAAAGAGGCATATCTTCTCTCATGATTTACGATGAAGCTCGATCTGTGTGAGATTCATTGGTTTTATCAATGGACTCATACATATAAGTCAACATGGAAAAAAGGACATAGAATAATACCACAAAATATATAGTAAATAGCTAAATATGTGTCTATGAAAGCTAATTCCCAGTTCGGCAATTCCCATAGTTAATAAGATATCCCAAGGCTCCAATAATTTGAGATAAAATGGATTTTCTTTGACCTTACCCAAACTCTGACATAGCTGGACTCCTTGGCGttattcttctatatatatatcctataaATTGAAGACAGTGAAGAGTTTATGTTGAAATTCTTGTCTTGCTGAGTATTCAACTCAGCTCACTATTTATAAAGTTTTTGTACAGTATGGAGAGCACTAGGAAGTCTTGTGAAGTCTAGTGCTATCAGTAGCTTACAAAATGACAAACACGTTATTTACAGAGTAATAAAATGTGCAGGAGCATAGCCTTAATATCTGGAGAAGTTGAGCCCTTTTTCCTGTTGACAGCAGCCGTGAGAACTTGTGAAGTCAGTGAGTCTCCTGACTTTCATGGACTTGATGGCTCTTGTCTCTTGGAGGTTTTCTAGGAGGTAGAGTTGCTTAAGATTCAGCTACGTTGGGATGAGTTAGGATATCATTTACACGCCCCCTCAAGGTCAACGGGAGAGGCATCACTTTGAGCTTGCTCCGGATGAAGGAAAAACCGGTAGCGGAGAGGGGTTTGGTGAATATGTCGGCAAGTTGGTCACGGCTGGACAAGAAGCGGTTATCAATATATAGTTTGGGAGGTAACCATATCATGAACAAAGTGGAAGTCAATTTCCACGTGTTTTGTACGAGCGTGGAACACAGGATTGGAAGATAAATATGTAGCACCGATGTTATCGCACCAAAGGATGGGAGGGTGGTGTGCGGGAATGCCAAGTTCATGAAGGAGAGACTTGAGCCAGGAAATCTCAGCTGCAGCATTAGCCAGTGCTTTGTACTCAGCTTTGGTGCTTGGTCGAGCAACGGTAGCTTGTTTGCGACAATTCCAGGAAATCAAATTTGGACCAAGAAAATACAATACCCACCTGTTGATCTCCTGTTGTCACGGCTGCCTGCCCAGTCTGCATCAGTGAATGCCTGAAGGGTAGTAAAGGAGGATCTCTGAATTTGAAGCCTGAAGTGAATAGTCTGCTTGAGATATCGCAAGAGGCACTTGATTGATTGCCAATGGAGAATAGTGGGTTTCTGCAGGAACTGAGACAGTTTGTTGACTGTGAATGAGATATCAGGGCGTGTAATGCATAGGTATTGGAGAGCCCAATAGTGCTTCGATACAATGTTGGATCATCAAAGGAGGCGCCCTCAAAGGCAGATAGACTTGTGGTCGTTGACATGGGAGAGGAAACCGGTTTGGCAGTAGTCATGTTATTGCGTCGAAGTATGCCCAGAATGTATTGTTTCTGAGATAAAAAAGAGCCACCAGGGGTGCTGATCACTTCTATGCCCAAAAAGAAATGCAGAGGCCCAAGGTCTTTGATGGAGAAATCAGATGCAAGTAAAGACAGGAGCTCATCTATGGCAGAAGCCTTAGAACAGGTGATGATGATATCATCCACATAGATCTGGATAAACATGGTAAATGCAGCAAATTGGAACGTGAACAGTGAGGTGTCTGACTTTGCTCCATGAAAACCGAGTTCAAGCAACTTGTTACTCAATCTGAAGAACCAAGCTCGTGGAGCTTGTTTAAGCCCATAAAGAGCTTTATGTAATTTGCAAATGTACTGAGGAAATTGGGGGTGAGAGAATTCAGGGGGTTGGGACATGAACACATCTTCTGATAAGGTTCCATGTAAGAAGGCATTGTTCACGTCAATTTGTCTTAGAGCCCAACCAGCAGAAATTGCAAGTGACAAAACAGTGCGTACCGTGGGTGGCTTTGCTAAGGGGTTGTAGGTTTCGTCGTAATCAAGACCTGGTTGCTGATGAAAACCTTTTGCAACTAAGCGGGCTTTATAACGATCAATTGTGCCGTCGGCCTTCCGCTTGATTCGAAAAATCCATTTGCAACCAATGACGTTTCTGGCAGTGGATGAAGGAACAAGTTGCCAAGTCTGATTTTTGAGCAATGCATCAAACTCAGTGTTCATTGCCTCACGCCATTTTGGGTGCCTGATTGCTGTAGAATAACAGGTAGGTTCAAGATCATCCAAGTTGGTAGAGGTGAGCAACGCATGAGGGAGAGGGTATTTTAGAGCACCATCTGGAAGAAGAGTGGGTTTAGAAATGTGGTTTTTTGACCATGTGGTCATAGGATGCTGAGAGTTAGTTGGGATGAAAATAGGTGGGAGTGGGTTAGGACAGGATGGATTTTCGGGAGGGAcagtgtgacgaccctttttttttttgtacaaacaTAAATGGatcaatcacagtggcacgactacttgtcgcagagccaacatatgatacatacccataatatgtacctgatatacaAAGTCAACTTCTATGCAACGgataaacataaacataactAAATAGCAGGAAGCACATCTATAAACATCAACTGTCAATTACATAAAAGAGCCATATGatagtctatctgtttaaagcttatcaaaatattaattacatacccAAAAGAATGGCTAACAAATATGTGTCACAGGCAAcattagccatatacaaaacatCTACAAAAAGTGACCATCTAAGTCTGTCACAGCTTCGACCCCAGCAAAGTGCCTCAGTCGTAGCATCCCAAGTAGTTTGCCACAGGGTCGTCGTCAACGTCTGAGGTTcttgcagccaaagcatcaacatctatacggttgtggtgttagccacatccatataggtgaaagtatgagttcaccacctcaccagtataaaactcactaaattTTCGTAATGAGCcaatcattttaattaataccattcgtttacaataacagctactatCAACATGATGCATTTATTTTAGAACGTAGTGCAGTTGATAGAGTAAACACCGGTACCCATAAACTGGAAGGTCTACTACGATATACGCATGTACATATATAGCATTTAACTCAACTTGGTCATGCAAGCATACATATATCCCACTATGTCGGAGGACATAAATATACAGACACATCCAATCCTGAAAGTCAATGACATCATATCCTGATCATACAGGCATAGATATATCCCACTATCTCGGCGGACATAAGTATACTAGCATGTCAAAACATGGTATCGGTTCATCATGAAAACCGTGGACATTCAAAACCTGGTCATACAAGCATTGATAGATCCAACTATATCGGAGGACATAAGTATACAAGTACATCCAAATTAGACATCCCTCTAAAACCTTTGATATCCTAACTTGGTCATACAAGCTTACATATGTCCCACTATGTCGGAGGACATAAGTATACAGGTACATCCAAATTAGACATCACTTAAAACATATGCAAATgacataaaacatttttaaattcatgtcGTGCAATGCTATCATAATAGGGGACTAACTTTGACCCATAATACTCTTTTCGGAGACAACTTCGACtccatttaatttattatggaGACAAATTTGGCTCCAcactcattatttataaatatatacacaAATACTTCATGCTCAAATCATCATGTATTTATATCTATGTACAAACAACATCATGTCATCATATATTTTTCCAACACAATATGCAAACTCAACTTCTCAAAAACTCATGAAAACACAACTCAAATCAACACTTCAATTTATATGATCAAAATTcacaaaatcattttcaaatctCATATCAAAATATGTAATCAACAAAGCACAATTTAATGTATTGAAAACAgcacatgcatatataatcaTCAAAATAACATTGGCTCGAGATTTAACAAAACATAGCAATTCATTTGCATAAATCAAAATaagttctcagtgagtaaaatactcaccttggctgcaagCTTTGCGGCTTATGGAAGAATCATCTACCAAAGCCTCGCTAAGTATTGCCGCATTACCCAATTGCACAATACATTAACATTTCTAACTCTAGactcacatttagctcttaaattttTCAAGAGCTATACCTATAGAATAATACCCATAAAATATCTAAGGTTCCAAACACGtacccataaaataaaaatactaaaccAACAGGAACACCACTAacccaataattaattaacctaACGTATAGAAACGTTCTTAggtttacaatttaaaaaaatctacaatttatacaaatcattAACATTAGAACCTAACcccaaaaatacccattttcCATGGAATTCATATATAACCCAGGATTAATTAACACACTAAATGCGATTAATCCACTAATTAATAATCTAGGGTTTAAACACCTAAAAAGCCCAAAATTTAAAACCCTAAATTCGGATTTACAAAAACCATAGCAATCCATACTACTTTCTAGCTCTAAAAATTAATGGATATCTTAAAATCACATGAAAAACttcaaaccctaacattttaGCATCTAGGGACGAAATGCCCTAACAAACAAtccaaaaatcaataataatcaCCCAAAAACTGAAACCCATTACCATTTTAACCTAGAATTTGAATCTAATGAAATTTCTAACAATCTACATATTTTTCTAGCTCCAATCTCAATGGGTATCATGAAAATCAAGAGAAAGATTGGAGATTTACCTCACAAATCACCTATGGCCGGATAGGTGATTTGATGAGAAGCTCCAGAGTCAGGATACCAATGCTGGTCAGCAGTGGGCTGTGGAGAGGCCATCAGTGCTTGCATGTTGGGATGGGAATCCCGTTGAAGATTGTGGTTGAACGAGGTAGCAGTCCAACGCAATGTGTCCAGATTTGTTGCAAACCTGACATATAGGTCATGGAGAAAAGGAGAGGAAACCACGTTCATGCCCCCTGCCTCTGTTGGAGTGAGAGAAGTTATGTCCATGATCATGAGTGGAGAAGCGTGGTCCACGGCCACATCTTGGGGGTTTTCCTTTAGCAGCAAAGTGAGCACTTGCAAGAGAGACATCCAAAGAAGAGAGTTGATGTTGGATACGTTGTTCATGAGCCAAAAGATGGCCATAGATTTCATCCAGAAGTAGGGGCTCCACACGGGTGGTGACAGAGGTCACAACGGAGTCATAGTCGGTGCCAAGGCCTGCAAGAAGGAAGGAGACGGCTTCAAATTCATTCAGGGGCTGATTTACAGCTGCTAGGGTGTCCATGAGACCAGTGAACTTCTTGAAATAGTCTGCAATGGAGGAGTTTCCCTTTTTTACAGTGGCAAGTTGGTAGTGGACTTGCATGGTGCGTGCTCGAGAATGAGATGTGAACAAACGTTCAAGGGTGAGCCAAACATCTCTGGACGTTGTGCATCTAACAACGTGAGATAGGATAGAGTCAGTTAAGTAGGAGGTGATTGCACCAAGAATAAGTTGATCCTGCATAATCCATGCTATGAAATAATAGTCCCAGTTGTAGACTGGGTGGTAACTTGGAGGTGGGCAGATTGATGTGCCATCAACAAATCCAAAGAGAGAGTGTCCTTTTAAGATAGGAACAACAGTTGCCTTCCATGAGCTAAAGTTATCACGTGTAAGTTTGTGGTTAAGGGCAATGTGAAGAAAGGTGGGACCAGTGGTAACGGTGGGATTGGAGGAAGGTGGGTTGAGTGCAGATGTGGAATCAGTAAGGGAAGTTGGTGGAGTTGAGGTGGCCATTGAAAAGGATCTTGAGAAATGACGGTGGTCAAtgtagctttgataccatataaaTTGAAGACAGTGAAGAGTTTATGTTGAAATTCTTGTCTTGCTGAGTATTCAACTCAGCTCACTATTTATAAAGTTTTTGTACAGTATGGAGAGCACTAGGAAGTCTTGTGAAGTCTAGTGCTATCAGTAGCTTACAAAATGACAAACACGTTATTTACAGAGTAATAAAATGTGTAGGAGCGTAGTCTTATTATCTGGAGAAGTCGAGCCCCATTTCCTGTTGACAGCAGCCGTGAGAACTTGTGAAGTCAGTGAGTCTCCTGACTTTCATGGACTTGATGGCTCTTGTCTCTTGGAGGTTTTCCAAGAGGTAGAGTTGCTTGAGATTCAGCTACGTTGGGATGAGTTAGGATATCGTTGACATATCCTACTACCTTGTAAAGAGGTCCAGAGTTGGCTCGGCCAAAATAGCACTTGTCGCTGCGGGTGCATGGCCTATAATTGGTCACCTCCCTCTGTTCGGAGGAGCAGACATTTTGAGTTAATCCCATTTGGAAGTGGTAGAAGAGTTTGCCCTAGATTAACGAACTTGAAAGCCACTCCACTTGAAGTCCTCATCACACCGCACCTACTTTCTAGGCTTTATTGATTAACAATCGTCTAATAGAAGTACTGTAATGATAGGATTCTCATATTATGAATATGCATATTACTAGTATCAATAATGATTGCATATTATTGCAATCTCTTTGTTGTAACATAATCTTTCCATTATGAAGTGATTCCCTGATTattatgtaaaattttttttcctaattaaataAGTTTCAATCTTGCCTATAAAAAGATGTAGATGttgtatgcattttttttttccattcaaatataggaaaaatgttaTAAGGGATGattttttcaaatcttaatCTGAATGGAAGAGAGAATTGAGAATCTTTTAAGAATTCTTCCAATCACAAGGATTACTATGAGGGCATTCCCTTCAAGTAACAAATCTGAAGTTCCATTTGAAACAACCGTGCGCTAAAAAGGGAACGCCAAGATATCTTACTTTGGAAGGGATGGTTATGAGGTTTAGGATACCTATAATGGAAGAATGATGGAAGGCATGCTGTTCTTGTTGAAAAAACATAGAGGATTTCGCTAATTAAGTTCATTTTTTGTCCATTCCACTTATGCTCCGTCTATTTctgcgtaaaatattttctagaaaatgatttcggcatttttcagAGTTTGGTgggagcgaaaataatggtcaaatGATCGacattattttcaatttgaccgtaaaagtttctttaatttttagaaccgtaaatcgttttccggaTTTAAAATCTTCATTCTTGCACTCACGTTCGTGGGAATTTGCCACCGCCGGGCATTCGAGTTTGTTAGTAACTTGAATCTACAGTCGAAAGCCCCAGATTTTGGTATTCGAGTACCGCCTGATTCTAGCAATGATCGGCCGTCGGAATTTGGCCAAACTTGCTGGTGTCAGGACAGATCTGGCCAGATTCTGGCCGAATCTAACCAGATTTCGTTTCTGGCCGAAATCGGTCAAATCCGGCCAGTACAACTGGAATATGGATCGTTGGAATTCGGCGATGGCTACCGGACGTCGCCAGATTCCATTTTTTGTGGTTGTGATTTTTCTGTACATGCCAAACacgaaaaaatattttcgaagaaatcatttttcctgaaaaatgatttcatcaaaaatattttacgacgaaaatcattttacgtcgaaacaaacgaaacatAAATTAGATAGCATGGGGCCAGAGATTCATGTCCATATATGTGTATCTTACATACTGTTGAACCATGGATTCTTATCTACAATTAACAACCATTGTTGCGTTTGTTTCTTTAATCTTTCTCTTCTGTTCATtgcttgaaaagaaaaagagcgcTGCTCCTGAACCAGCTGGTGCATGGCCATGCCAATTATTGGCCCCCGATCTATTCAttgattgaaaagaaaaagagtgttGCACCTGAACCAGCTGGTGCATGGCCAATTATTGGCCACGTTCACCTTCTAAGCGGCCGCGATCAGCTTCTCTACCAAACCCTTAGAGCAATGGCTGATAAGTACGGCTCAGCATTTAGCATCCGCCTTGGCAGTAGCCATGCTTTTGTTGTGAGTAGCTGGGAAGTAGCAAGAGAATGCTTCACCGTAAATGACAAGGCCCTTGATTCACGTCCTACTACGGTAGCTACAAAGCACATGGGCTACAACTATGCCGTGTTTGGATTTGTGCCCTACAACCCCTTCTGGCGTGAGATGCGAAAGATTGCAACGCTTGAACTTCTTTCAAACCGTCGGCTTGAGATGCTCAAGCACGTTAGGGATTCTGAAGTTGACATGGGGATATGGGAGCTGTACAGTTCATGGGCCCAAAATAGCTCCGGTCGTCCTTTGCTTGTGGAGGTTAACCGGTGGCCAGATGAGTTGACACTTAATGTGGTAGTCAGAATAGTGGCAGGGTTGACGGCGTCATGGGTTACAAGAGTTATTTTTTAGTAACTATTTTCTTGCTCAATAAGGATCTTTTTCCACATGGAAAGTGTCTTGCTCATTTAGCAAGTATCCGTTAGtctgttatttttatttggcAAGTAGCCGTTGATTGTTATTTTGTATCCAATAAAGGGTCTACCCGAAATGGCTAGTAATAATGGGTGTGGGCAGCACGTAAGTCCACTAGGGTTGGGATTAGGGTTTCATCCTAATGCTATTTAACCTCTCTACTGTAATCGGATGGGGACAGAATACCTTTTGATGAATAAAGCCATGGTTTACCCCCTTGAGGTGTGATTCCTCCCATCCCCAACGAGACGTTGgttatttttcctctgttcTTTGGTCTCTTCTAATCCTCTGCTGCGtcaattttggtatcagagcacccTTGATTATCTTCCTCCAGATAATCCCAGATCCGACCACCACCATACTCCTCTATCATACCTTACCAAACACCTCAAACCACGCAAATCCACACTATACAGCCCACTTCCCTAAAACCGCAACCATCAACCCCTTTTTCTTGATGAGTACTCGCAGTTGAATGGAGTACCACGCTCCCCAACTCACTCAACAGCAACGAGATGAAATGCTATTGAATCTGGTCAACCAGATAGGCGATCTGAGCAAGAAGGTGGACACGATGTGGAACCACCACGTGGAGAAACCAGGAGGATCGGGCGAGAAGAAAGATGGTGAAGAAGCCGAAGGGGATGATCAGAATGGAGACGATGACGTGCGGTAGCGTTTTAATGCAGCCTTCCATGACTCGGACTATGCACCCCACTACCCCAACAACACTGGTCCACGTTACCATAGAGGAGAAGATAATCCCAATTCTGAAGGCTATAATAATCAAGTAGATGAAGCAACGAAGCGGGTCCGGATTGAGGTACCCAATTTTCATGGTAAGCTTGATCCCTATGCCTTCCAAGACTGGCTAACGTCCTTAGAAGATTATTTTGAATGGTTTGGGTTGGCACCTACACGACAGGTTCGGTTCgtaaaaatgaaattgaaaggGCAAGCTCGGGTTTGGTGGCAAAGCGTAGAAAAACACCTTCATCACTTCCGTCAACCACCTATTGCTGATTGGAATGAAATAAAACTCAAACTTGAGGAAAAATACCTGCCGGTCGATTATGAAGAGGTCTTATTCGAGGAGCTGTTATTACTACGGCAGGGACACTTATCTGTTGAAGAGTTCACCAATAAGTTTCATGAGTTGTCCATCCGCAGCCGTATATCTGGGACTGATCGCCAAACCATCGCTCGTTATAAGACGGGCCTACGGGAAGACATTAAGAAGGAACTCCTCATGGTGCGGCTGGTCAGTGTCGAGGAAGCATACCAGTTGGCATTGCGAGTGGAGCAACAGTTACGTAATTTCACTACACGCCGCACGTTCCAAGGATGGAACAACCTTCCACCTCGTAGTTCCTCAACTGCTGCATCACGAACAGTCCCCAATGGACCAGAACGTTTCCTCGGTAGGGGGCAACCACGCGAGTCCTACCACGGTGGAGCGTGATGATCCAAAGGGAAAAGCTGTAGTTCACAGCCAACCTGAAAGGGGTAAAGAAGAGTGTTACCGATGTGGTGGCAGAGGCCACTATGCAGTAGTTTGTCTTACAAGAGAGCAGAAGTTCACAATGATT is a window of Alnus glutinosa chromosome 4, dhAlnGlut1.1, whole genome shotgun sequence DNA encoding:
- the LOC133865668 gene encoding uncharacterized protein LOC133865668, giving the protein MATSTPPTSLTDSTSALNPPSSNPTVTTGPTFLHIALNHKLTRDNFSSWKATVVPILKGHSLFGFVDGTSICPPPSYHPVYNWDYYFIAWIMQDQLILGAITSYLTDSILSHVVRCTTSRDVWLTLERLFTSHSRARTMQVHYQLATVKKGNSSIADYFKKFTGLMDTLAAVNQPLNEFEAVSFLLAGLGTDYDSVVTSVTTRVEPLLLDEIYGHLLAHEQRIQHQLSSLDVSLASAHFAAKGKPPRCGRGPRFSTHDHGHNFSHSNRGRGHERGFLSFSP